In one Photobacterium swingsii genomic region, the following are encoded:
- a CDS encoding fructose-specific PTS transporter subunit EIIC translates to MSTITAQAPSNNSDFKKTLSVLKGHLLFGTSHMLPFIVAGGVLLALAVMASGKGAVPADGLLADISNIGIKGLVLFPIILGGFIGYSIADKPALAPAMISSGIMADMGGGFLGCIVAGFIAGGVVFQLKKIPLSANMTALGAYFIYPLLGTLISAGVVLWGIGEPIKLFMASMNEFLASMAGASKIVLGTILGGMTAFDMGGPINKVATLFAQTQVDTQPWLMGGVGIAICTPPLGMALATFMFKKKFTKQEQEAGKAAAIMGSIGISEGAIPFAANDPMRVLPSIVAGGIVGCVFGFLTDVLLHAPWGGLITAPVSSNIPMYVVGIALGSLTTALIVGFWKPVAQEEAEDELVQNTTPVQAAPVAGEGEYDVVAVTCCPSGVAHTFMAAKALEKAGAAAGIKIKVETQGQNGIQNRITDLDVANARLVILAHDIQVKDAHRFANANVFECSTKEAMKQAATLIQG, encoded by the coding sequence ATGAGTACAATAACAGCTCAAGCACCTAGCAATAACAGCGACTTTAAAAAGACGCTAAGTGTTTTAAAAGGTCACCTTTTATTTGGCACATCTCACATGCTACCTTTTATTGTAGCGGGTGGTGTATTACTTGCTCTTGCAGTAATGGCATCAGGTAAAGGTGCGGTGCCAGCTGATGGATTATTAGCTGATATTTCAAATATCGGTATTAAAGGTTTAGTGTTATTCCCAATTATTTTGGGTGGTTTCATCGGATATTCTATTGCAGATAAACCGGCACTGGCACCCGCGATGATTTCATCAGGAATCATGGCTGATATGGGCGGTGGCTTCCTTGGCTGTATCGTGGCAGGCTTTATCGCTGGTGGCGTTGTATTCCAACTGAAGAAAATCCCACTGTCAGCAAATATGACCGCGCTAGGTGCGTACTTTATTTACCCTCTGCTTGGCACGCTAATTTCTGCTGGTGTTGTTCTTTGGGGCATCGGTGAGCCAATTAAGCTCTTTATGGCATCGATGAACGAATTCCTGGCATCTATGGCAGGAGCATCAAAAATCGTTCTAGGTACTATTTTAGGTGGCATGACGGCCTTTGATATGGGCGGCCCAATCAACAAAGTGGCAACCCTATTTGCTCAAACGCAAGTTGATACTCAACCTTGGCTAATGGGTGGTGTGGGCATTGCAATCTGTACTCCTCCTCTAGGTATGGCACTTGCTACCTTTATGTTCAAAAAGAAATTTACCAAACAAGAGCAAGAAGCAGGTAAAGCGGCAGCGATCATGGGCTCTATTGGTATCTCTGAAGGTGCAATCCCATTCGCAGCAAATGATCCAATGCGTGTTCTTCCATCAATTGTTGCCGGCGGTATCGTAGGCTGTGTGTTTGGCTTCCTAACCGATGTACTACTACATGCACCTTGGGGTGGCTTAATCACAGCACCAGTTTCTAGCAACATTCCAATGTATGTTGTCGGTATTGCACTTGGCTCATTAACAACAGCACTTATCGTTGGTTTCTGGAAACCTGTTGCACAAGAAGAAGCGGAAGATGAACTGGTTCAAAACACAACACCAGTACAAGCAGCACCTGTTGCGGGTGAAGGCGAATACGATGTTGTTGCTGTCACTTGCTGTCCTTCTGGCGTAGCTCATACCTTTATGGCAGCGAAAGCACTAGAAAAAGCAGGCGCAGCGGCAGGCATCAAGATCAAAGTTGAAACCCAAGGTCAAAATGGCATTCAAAACCGCATTACTGACTTAGATGTTGCTAACGCAAGGCTTGTTATCTTGGCGCACGACATCCAAGTGAAAGACGCACACCGCTTTGCAAACGCTAACGTCTTCGAATGTTCAACCAAAGAAGCAATGAAACAAGCAGCAACACTGATTCAAGGATAA
- a CDS encoding PTS fructose transporter subunit IIABC has product MITKLINQELITLDLQATSKEAVFKELIEVLFSQGRISDKAQFLADIQAREAQGNTGFEEGVALPHAKSAAVITPAVVIGVSKTGIEYGAEDGLPSKLFFMIASPDGGDNHHIEVLAELSSKLIEEGFIDRFMNAASNEQALALLLEKQQPVEAPDSLQQQGFVIGVTGCPAGVAHTYLAAEALEKGAKALGYGIKVETNGSIGVKNSPTPEEIERADAIIVACDKQVDLTRFAGKRLIKTNVKAPIRDAQGLITQALAAPAYEAESTSSTSDKTSISSKASEARSDLYRYLMNGVSHMIPFVVTGGLLIALALAIGGEPSEAGMAIPAGSMWNQILDVGVVAFTLMIPILAGYIAYAIADRPALAPGLIGGWIANNGSFYGAEAGTGFIGAIVAGLLVGYFVKFIVSINYHKFIQPLVPIMIAPITGSLFIAGLFIFVIGAPIADLMTSLTELLTSMSTGNVVLLGIVLGGMAGFDMGGPFNKVAFLFSVGMIASGQTQFMGAMACAIPVAPLGMALATALGRKFELFESSEIEAGKAAGAMGLVGISEGAIPFAAQDPLSVIPANVLGSMTAAVMAFSFGITNSVAHGGPVVALLGAMNHPLLALICMAAGAIVTALTCVALKKMRKAKLIAVTA; this is encoded by the coding sequence ATGATCACCAAATTAATCAACCAAGAATTGATTACATTGGATCTTCAAGCCACTTCAAAAGAAGCGGTATTTAAAGAGCTCATTGAGGTTCTTTTTTCACAAGGTCGCATTTCTGATAAAGCACAGTTCCTTGCTGATATACAGGCACGTGAAGCACAAGGTAATACAGGTTTTGAAGAAGGCGTTGCCCTTCCTCACGCAAAAAGCGCAGCCGTTATCACACCAGCTGTCGTCATTGGTGTCAGTAAAACAGGGATAGAATACGGTGCCGAAGATGGGCTGCCATCTAAACTCTTTTTCATGATTGCATCGCCTGATGGTGGTGATAATCACCATATTGAAGTGCTGGCTGAATTATCGTCAAAACTGATTGAAGAGGGTTTCATCGACCGCTTCATGAATGCTGCGTCTAACGAGCAAGCCTTAGCATTGTTACTCGAAAAACAACAACCCGTTGAAGCACCAGACTCCCTTCAACAGCAAGGCTTTGTAATTGGGGTAACAGGTTGTCCAGCAGGTGTTGCCCACACCTACCTTGCAGCAGAAGCCTTAGAAAAAGGGGCCAAAGCTTTAGGTTACGGCATCAAGGTTGAAACCAACGGTTCAATCGGTGTTAAGAACAGCCCAACACCAGAAGAGATTGAACGAGCCGATGCCATTATTGTGGCATGTGACAAACAAGTCGATTTAACCCGATTTGCAGGCAAGCGCTTAATCAAAACCAATGTAAAAGCTCCAATTCGTGATGCCCAGGGGTTAATTACTCAAGCGCTTGCGGCCCCCGCTTATGAAGCCGAATCGACAAGCTCAACTTCCGATAAAACCTCAATCTCCAGTAAAGCCTCTGAAGCACGCTCTGATCTTTACCGCTACCTAATGAACGGCGTCTCACACATGATTCCGTTTGTCGTAACCGGGGGGTTGTTAATCGCACTGGCGTTAGCCATTGGCGGCGAACCCTCAGAAGCTGGCATGGCAATCCCAGCTGGCAGCATGTGGAATCAGATCTTAGATGTGGGTGTCGTGGCATTCACCTTAATGATCCCAATTCTTGCAGGCTATATCGCATACGCTATTGCTGATCGCCCAGCTCTTGCACCTGGTCTCATTGGCGGCTGGATAGCTAACAATGGCTCATTCTATGGCGCAGAGGCAGGTACTGGCTTTATCGGGGCTATCGTCGCGGGTTTACTCGTCGGCTACTTCGTGAAGTTTATTGTCTCTATCAATTACCACAAATTTATCCAGCCACTTGTTCCTATTATGATTGCGCCAATTACAGGCTCACTCTTCATTGCTGGTCTATTTATCTTTGTTATTGGCGCCCCTATCGCTGATTTAATGACAAGTCTTACCGAGCTATTAACAAGCATGAGTACAGGCAATGTAGTGTTACTGGGCATCGTACTCGGCGGTATGGCTGGCTTTGATATGGGTGGTCCGTTCAACAAAGTCGCCTTCTTGTTCTCTGTGGGCATGATAGCCAGCGGCCAAACCCAATTCATGGGCGCAATGGCATGTGCCATTCCTGTTGCACCTTTGGGCATGGCGCTAGCTACAGCGCTAGGCCGTAAGTTCGAACTGTTTGAATCATCAGAAATTGAAGCAGGTAAAGCCGCGGGCGCCATGGGGTTAGTCGGTATTTCTGAAGGTGCGATTCCTTTTGCCGCACAAGATCCACTCTCTGTCATTCCCGCAAACGTACTTGGTTCTATGACAGCAGCGGTGATGGCGTTCTCTTTCGGTATCACAAATAGCGTGGCACACGGGGGGCCTGTTGTTGCCTTGCTTGGTGCGATGAACCATCCACTACTGGCCCTGATCTGTATGGCTGCTGGCGCAATCGTAACAGCACTGACTTGTGTCGCATTGAAAAAAATGCGCAAAGCAAAGCTCATCGCAGTAACTGCCTAG
- a CDS encoding helix-turn-helix transcriptional regulator, translating into MVFHDLISSVLNEREPLSNIWFAGDFHTPPQFSYQVNFPRLELVLDGEYINELESHERMITKITAKTGDAIFVPPNCWNKPDWDTNCSVLSMLFGRRQLGLSLVSKRKGEASFYDIQKHSIQTRSGFAIDNILEALSSLARESNKKPMDELLLQALLQYSKTMLDAPIEKSHSRVQDLYQGICIYIQENFHRPITRDSIASRFSISANHLSRLFRQQGHMTLADYITWVRIDRAKFMLKKYNFKLNEVSLRCGFKDVNYFCRVFKNRTGRTPTDYRGSI; encoded by the coding sequence ATGGTATTTCATGATTTAATTTCTTCGGTGCTTAACGAACGAGAGCCGTTAAGCAATATCTGGTTTGCGGGCGATTTCCACACACCGCCACAGTTTAGTTATCAGGTGAACTTTCCACGATTAGAGCTAGTGTTGGACGGTGAGTATATTAATGAATTGGAAAGCCATGAGCGGATGATCACTAAAATCACAGCCAAAACGGGTGATGCGATTTTTGTGCCGCCTAACTGTTGGAATAAACCTGACTGGGACACTAATTGCTCAGTGCTGAGCATGTTGTTTGGTCGTCGCCAATTAGGATTGAGTTTGGTGAGTAAACGAAAAGGTGAAGCCAGCTTTTATGATATTCAAAAGCACAGTATCCAAACACGTTCAGGTTTTGCTATCGATAATATTCTTGAGGCATTGAGTTCATTGGCACGCGAAAGTAATAAGAAGCCAATGGATGAACTCTTATTACAAGCCTTACTGCAGTACAGTAAAACCATGCTTGATGCTCCTATCGAGAAATCGCACAGCCGGGTACAAGACCTGTACCAGGGCATTTGTATCTATATTCAGGAAAACTTCCACCGCCCTATAACACGTGACAGTATCGCATCGCGTTTTAGTATTTCAGCTAATCATTTATCACGCTTATTTCGTCAGCAAGGTCACATGACTTTAGCTGATTATATTACTTGGGTACGTATAGATAGGGCGAAATTTATGCTCAAGAAGTACAACTTTAAGCTCAATGAAGTATCGCTTCGCTGTGGTTTTAAAGATGTGAATTACTTTTGCCGTGTATTTAAAAATCGTACGGGGCGCACACCAACAGATTACCGTGGATCTATTTGA
- a CDS encoding PTS sugar transporter subunit IIA, whose product MITKLTNVNLIKKELSANTKKEVFAELAQMLFDNNRINSKESFLDDVETREAISVTSTDGIAYPHSKSKAVIEPAIAVGVKAGGIDYDDEDGIKPSVFFMIASPDNGADHHIYVLQELFGKFSEEFIEDIHNAKDEQQILTTLINS is encoded by the coding sequence ATGATCACTAAACTAACAAACGTTAATCTTATTAAAAAAGAATTATCGGCGAATACAAAAAAAGAAGTTTTTGCCGAACTTGCTCAAATGTTGTTTGATAATAATCGTATCAACAGTAAAGAAAGTTTTTTGGACGACGTCGAAACTCGTGAAGCCATAAGTGTCACATCAACCGATGGTATTGCTTACCCACACTCAAAAAGTAAAGCCGTCATAGAGCCTGCAATCGCAGTTGGTGTAAAGGCTGGCGGGATTGATTACGACGATGAAGACGGTATCAAACCAAGCGTATTCTTTATGATTGCATCGCCTGATAACGGTGCTGATCACCATATTTACGTTCTTCAAGAATTATTTGGAAAATTCAGCGAAGAATTTATTGAAGATATCCATAACGCGAAAGATGAACAGCAAATTCTAACTACTTTAATTAATTCATAA
- a CDS encoding methyl-accepting chemotaxis protein: MWKTINNKSIGFQLKLVISVLLIIAFSSVAAIVYRNSADILLEETLQEQQSKLEAMAESIAGQFNIYLESAKELESAFRLGYMHGLKIENNTVNFAGQSVQNVTLNGKSMINDTEVVDRFTQNTTAIATLFVASGNDFVRVATSLKNNSGQRALGSKLGLNHPGYNKLMNGQPYYAKVVLFGHDYLTYYSPIKDANGQVVAISFIGLSIEEASKAVFSSVSNVRWGDTGYTIVIDNDKSNLGVYLYHPEKKQKGESILNVADYNGNKPFAQLFESTSGLIKYPFEYNGVVGEKYLVYTEVPGWNWKLLGGTFIQEVTKGSQQLLTIIVIVALVAGIITFIILGFYLNKMTTPLTTLAGYMDRLGQGEVTLSMEQGNIHSGNEIERLTGGVHNMAAKLNELVGSIRNTSESVQGQATSVSDDAQHSLSQSDIQQEQVEQVVTAIEEMASSAKSVAEQVESIAESVRSANEDSASGSELVSQVSVEVAELNDQLRQSADAIDRVSHESDNIQSVTRMIDEIAEQTNLLALNAAIEAARAGEQGRGFAVVADEVRTLAHRTQESVKEVVGIIEQLRGCTSSAVTMMSESQKKGKLVTEQATQAGLALEGITTQVTSIAAQSEVIAATSEEQAQVSQEIATNATEISNLNRQGRDIAAQTSQSANNLQGLSKELQQQVDYFH, encoded by the coding sequence ATGTGGAAAACAATTAATAATAAAAGCATCGGCTTCCAATTAAAGCTGGTGATTAGCGTATTACTTATAATCGCTTTTTCTTCCGTAGCTGCGATTGTTTATCGTAATTCCGCAGATATCTTGCTAGAAGAAACACTACAAGAGCAACAATCTAAACTGGAAGCCATGGCTGAAAGTATTGCGGGACAATTCAATATTTATTTAGAAAGTGCCAAAGAACTGGAAAGTGCATTTCGTCTCGGTTATATGCACGGTCTTAAAATTGAAAACAATACCGTCAACTTTGCTGGACAGTCCGTACAAAATGTCACTCTGAATGGTAAATCAATGATCAACGATACTGAAGTCGTTGACCGTTTTACTCAAAATACAACCGCTATCGCAACCCTCTTTGTAGCATCAGGTAACGATTTTGTACGCGTAGCGACATCACTAAAAAACAATAGCGGACAACGCGCTCTTGGCAGTAAGTTAGGGCTAAACCACCCTGGCTATAACAAGCTGATGAACGGCCAACCTTACTATGCCAAGGTTGTGTTATTTGGCCACGATTACCTTACCTATTACTCTCCAATTAAAGATGCAAATGGACAGGTTGTTGCTATTTCCTTTATTGGACTTTCTATTGAAGAAGCTTCCAAAGCCGTATTTTCGAGCGTGAGTAATGTTCGTTGGGGTGATACTGGCTACACCATAGTGATTGATAATGACAAAAGTAACCTAGGTGTATATCTGTACCACCCAGAGAAAAAGCAGAAAGGTGAATCTATTCTTAATGTTGCCGACTACAACGGTAACAAACCTTTTGCTCAACTCTTCGAATCCACAAGTGGCTTAATCAAGTATCCATTTGAATATAATGGCGTCGTCGGTGAAAAATACCTTGTCTATACAGAAGTTCCAGGCTGGAATTGGAAGCTACTCGGTGGCACATTCATTCAAGAAGTAACCAAAGGTAGTCAGCAATTACTGACTATTATTGTTATTGTCGCACTTGTTGCTGGCATCATTACTTTCATCATTTTAGGGTTTTACCTAAATAAAATGACAACACCTCTAACCACACTCGCAGGCTACATGGATCGTCTAGGCCAAGGTGAAGTCACTCTATCTATGGAGCAAGGTAATATCCACTCAGGTAATGAAATCGAACGCCTTACAGGTGGTGTCCATAATATGGCCGCCAAATTAAATGAACTGGTTGGCTCAATTCGCAATACCAGCGAATCAGTTCAAGGCCAAGCAACCAGTGTTTCTGACGATGCGCAACACAGTCTAAGTCAATCAGATATTCAGCAAGAACAAGTAGAGCAAGTTGTTACCGCTATCGAAGAGATGGCGTCATCTGCGAAATCAGTGGCTGAACAAGTTGAATCCATTGCTGAAAGCGTCCGTTCTGCTAATGAGGATAGCGCTTCGGGTTCAGAGTTAGTTTCACAAGTTAGCGTTGAAGTCGCAGAGTTAAATGATCAGTTAAGACAGTCGGCAGACGCTATTGATAGAGTTAGCCATGAGAGCGATAACATTCAGTCAGTGACTCGCATGATCGATGAAATTGCTGAACAAACAAACTTATTAGCATTGAATGCAGCAATTGAAGCAGCACGAGCAGGCGAGCAAGGTAGAGGTTTTGCCGTGGTCGCCGATGAGGTTCGGACACTGGCGCATCGCACACAAGAATCAGTGAAAGAAGTGGTAGGTATTATTGAACAACTACGCGGCTGTACAAGCAGTGCCGTCACCATGATGTCTGAGAGCCAGAAGAAAGGGAAGCTAGTCACAGAGCAAGCAACCCAAGCCGGTTTAGCGTTAGAAGGGATTACGACTCAGGTGACGTCTATTGCAGCCCAATCAGAAGTCATAGCTGCTACTTCAGAAGAGCAAGCGCAAGTCTCACAAGAAATTGCCACCAATGCAACGGAGATCAGTAACCTGAACCGTCAAGGGCGCGATATTGCCGCTCAAACATCGCAAAGTGCTAATAACCTGCAAGGGTTGTCGAAGGAACTTCAACAACAAGTTGACTACTTCCACTAG
- a CDS encoding L-cysteine desulfidase family protein has protein sequence MNKQFWNGFTNIVKKEVVPALGCTEPVSVALGAAIAMRRLADLDPLQDEARNEQLRIEVLVSPNLMKNGMGVGVPGTGMVGLPIAAAVGALAGDPDAGLEVLKSITLDDVAKAKVLLDEQRVSVGVAAVAHILYAQVTLFVNEQSVSVTIADAHTQVIEIRQNNSIIYTAEPVQASDKSQQDASPFADATALDVYEFATTAPLEDIAFIEQAYQLNDALSLEGLTGKYGLQIGATFQRNIDRGLLSKDLLTDIMRRTAAASDARMDGAMKPAMSNSGSGNQGIAATMPVVVVAEHLKADRETMIRALMLSHLMAIYIKSHQNKLSALCGATTASMGAVAGMTWLLGGQFAHISAAICNMIGDITGIICDGAKTSCAMKVSSSASAAIKAAMMALDGIRVTGEEGIVDNDVDATIRNLSALANGAMTQTDVQILEIMVQK, from the coding sequence GTGAACAAGCAATTTTGGAATGGTTTTACTAATATCGTTAAGAAAGAAGTTGTCCCAGCACTCGGTTGTACTGAGCCTGTTTCTGTTGCGCTAGGGGCGGCCATTGCGATGCGCCGACTTGCCGATTTAGACCCGCTTCAAGACGAAGCTCGTAATGAGCAATTACGCATTGAAGTTTTGGTTTCACCTAACCTCATGAAAAATGGTATGGGTGTCGGTGTTCCAGGTACGGGTATGGTAGGGCTACCAATTGCTGCCGCTGTTGGCGCACTGGCGGGTGATCCTGATGCTGGTCTTGAAGTGTTAAAATCAATCACGCTTGACGATGTCGCTAAAGCAAAAGTGCTACTTGATGAGCAGCGTGTTTCTGTTGGTGTCGCGGCAGTTGCTCATATTCTTTATGCTCAAGTGACGCTATTTGTTAATGAACAGTCGGTTTCTGTCACTATTGCAGATGCGCATACTCAAGTTATCGAAATCCGACAAAATAACAGTATTATTTACACAGCAGAACCCGTTCAAGCGAGTGATAAATCGCAGCAAGATGCTTCACCGTTTGCCGATGCCACGGCACTTGATGTCTATGAGTTTGCAACGACAGCACCACTAGAGGATATTGCATTCATCGAGCAAGCTTATCAACTTAACGATGCCTTATCGTTAGAAGGGCTAACGGGTAAATACGGTCTGCAAATCGGTGCCACCTTCCAGCGCAATATCGACCGTGGTTTGCTAAGTAAAGACTTGCTGACTGATATTATGCGCCGTACGGCTGCAGCTTCAGATGCGCGCATGGATGGTGCCATGAAGCCCGCGATGAGTAATTCAGGCTCTGGTAACCAAGGTATTGCGGCGACTATGCCTGTTGTTGTTGTTGCAGAGCACTTAAAGGCCGATCGTGAAACCATGATCCGCGCATTGATGCTGTCACACTTAATGGCGATTTATATTAAGAGCCATCAAAACAAATTGTCAGCACTGTGTGGGGCGACAACGGCATCCATGGGCGCAGTGGCGGGTATGACATGGTTGCTTGGTGGTCAGTTTGCACATATTAGTGCAGCTATCTGTAATATGATTGGTGATATTACAGGTATTATCTGCGATGGTGCGAAAACCAGTTGTGCAATGAAAGTATCGTCTTCAGCCAGTGCTGCTATTAAAGCGGCAATGATGGCCCTTGATGGTATTCGTGTCACAGGCGAGGAAGGCATCGTTGATAATGATGTGGATGCGACGATTCGTAATTTATCCGCATTAGCCAATGGCGCAATGACACAAACAGATGTTCAGATTTTAGAAATCATGGTTCAAAAGTAA
- a CDS encoding GNAT family N-acetyltransferase: MTFKIRNVSLDDAEGITQVLNPIVEEGLYTVLDTTFTAAEEKAFIQSFPKRGIFTVAEHQESGVIAGFQPVEPFADYTRAFDHVGIIGTFVSSDFHRQGIAKLMFQATFEVAKEKGYRKLFAYVRSDNERALAAYLSQGFEVIGTAKQHAKVRGEYVDEVLIEKFL; the protein is encoded by the coding sequence ATGACTTTTAAAATAAGAAATGTATCTTTAGACGATGCTGAAGGTATTACGCAAGTGCTCAACCCTATAGTTGAAGAGGGCTTGTACACAGTCTTAGATACCACTTTTACTGCTGCAGAAGAAAAAGCTTTTATCCAAAGTTTTCCCAAGCGAGGCATTTTCACCGTTGCTGAACATCAAGAAAGTGGTGTAATTGCTGGTTTCCAACCAGTAGAGCCGTTTGCAGATTATACACGTGCCTTTGATCATGTTGGTATTATTGGTACGTTTGTGAGCAGTGATTTTCATCGCCAAGGTATTGCTAAGTTGATGTTCCAAGCGACATTTGAAGTGGCAAAAGAGAAGGGATACAGAAAGCTTTTTGCATACGTTCGTAGTGATAATGAGCGTGCTTTGGCTGCCTACCTTAGTCAAGGCTTTGAAGTGATAGGGACGGCAAAGCAGCATGCCAAAGTTCGCGGTGAGTATGTTGACGAAGTGCTTATCGAGAAGTTCTTGTAA
- a CDS encoding PTS sugar transporter subunit IIA: protein MNEYQITFFVDDANASAYVAKPLLHLSKKFKSTLRIINITRNRTAKLSKSVAMLQVGLVNGDLCQITAVGIDAELACFVIKDIIAEHFTLIGAHINYEFSSQLTARLPQICPPSEIQWHYAKAQTELTKFECLKGLAQLIHPQEPDELILAFIKREERSSTCVAPGIGLPHVMFTDIDHISVAVISSDNPINWESKMGEVHLAIALVMPAKPTREQIISATNLTRNLLCEQLPERLLLTKSCIDLQALLMYSMSRLLP, encoded by the coding sequence GATGATGCCAATGCCAGCGCGTATGTGGCTAAGCCTTTGCTTCATCTATCAAAAAAGTTCAAAAGCACACTTCGTATTATTAATATTACGCGTAATCGTACGGCCAAATTATCCAAATCTGTTGCTATGCTACAAGTAGGTTTGGTTAATGGTGATTTGTGTCAGATAACGGCTGTAGGCATTGATGCCGAATTAGCATGCTTTGTGATTAAAGACATCATTGCCGAGCACTTTACGTTAATAGGCGCACACATTAATTATGAATTTTCGAGCCAGTTAACCGCACGTTTGCCTCAAATTTGCCCTCCAAGCGAGATCCAATGGCACTATGCCAAAGCGCAGACTGAATTAACTAAGTTTGAATGTTTAAAGGGGCTGGCACAGCTGATTCACCCTCAAGAACCGGATGAATTGATCCTCGCCTTCATCAAGCGTGAAGAACGGTCATCAACTTGTGTCGCACCGGGTATCGGCCTTCCCCATGTGATGTTTACCGACATTGACCATATTTCTGTCGCCGTTATCTCCAGTGATAACCCGATTAACTGGGAATCAAAAATGGGGGAAGTTCACCTCGCTATAGCACTGGTGATGCCTGCAAAACCAACCCGCGAACAAATTATCTCTGCAACGAACCTGACGCGTAATTTATTGTGTGAGCAACTTCCTGAACGATTACTTCTCACTAAGAGCTGTATCGATCTACAAGCCTTATTGATGTACTCCATGTCGCGCTTACTGCCATAA
- the manA gene encoding mannose-6-phosphate isomerase, class I, translating to MMMQLALIPTLMRKFFPMTNVIQHYAWGSTSSINQLFDIKNPSAEPQAEVWMGAHPNGCSTVGYGEHATKLSTLIDCNHRLFLSEQIANRFGELPYLFKILAAEKALSIQVHPNKAQAERGFAVEQQQGIPLDAANRNYKDPNHKPELVYALTSYQAMNGFRSIDQIIANFEQLAIPEIKAWLDELKANLTPQGLATFFSALLSMTGQQKDQALAKLSSYANEYAKKYTNQSDDPLFALIAELEHQYPGDVGLFAPLLLNVITLEPGQAMFLDAETPHAYIKGTGLEIMANSDNVLRAGLTPKFMDIDELVACTRFDEKPFDSLLLQPNKSDDIWDYPIPVDDFKFSIIQHSHQRIMYTHSAEILLPLDQGMTLTHPDGESCVIEKGQSVFIPAYAQSYQIDCAGRVARAYN from the coding sequence ATGATGATGCAACTCGCGCTCATTCCGACACTAATGCGTAAATTTTTCCCAATGACGAATGTGATTCAACACTACGCATGGGGTAGTACATCATCCATTAATCAGCTTTTTGATATAAAAAATCCAAGCGCAGAGCCCCAAGCCGAAGTATGGATGGGGGCACACCCTAATGGTTGCTCGACAGTCGGCTATGGTGAGCACGCGACCAAGCTTTCAACGCTGATCGATTGTAACCACAGGTTGTTTTTAAGCGAGCAGATCGCTAACCGTTTTGGTGAACTGCCCTATCTATTTAAAATTCTAGCCGCAGAAAAAGCCTTATCTATCCAAGTACACCCTAACAAAGCACAAGCTGAACGAGGCTTTGCTGTAGAGCAACAACAAGGCATTCCACTGGATGCGGCTAATCGTAATTATAAAGATCCGAATCACAAACCCGAATTGGTTTACGCCCTAACCTCATATCAAGCAATGAATGGCTTTCGATCAATCGATCAGATCATTGCCAACTTTGAGCAGCTTGCGATCCCCGAGATCAAAGCATGGTTAGACGAACTCAAAGCCAACCTAACCCCTCAAGGGCTCGCGACTTTCTTTTCTGCTTTGCTGTCGATGACAGGCCAACAAAAAGATCAGGCGCTTGCCAAACTGAGTAGCTATGCCAATGAATATGCCAAGAAATATACCAATCAATCAGATGACCCACTGTTTGCTTTAATTGCTGAACTTGAGCACCAATACCCTGGCGATGTCGGCTTATTTGCACCACTGCTGCTTAATGTGATTACGCTGGAACCAGGGCAAGCCATGTTCTTAGATGCGGAAACTCCACATGCTTATATCAAAGGTACTGGTCTTGAAATCATGGCGAACTCAGATAATGTACTGCGTGCCGGTCTGACGCCTAAATTCATGGATATCGACGAGTTGGTCGCCTGTACACGTTTTGATGAAAAGCCCTTTGATAGCTTATTGTTGCAGCCCAATAAATCGGATGATATTTGGGACTACCCTATCCCTGTTGATGATTTCAAGTTTTCCATTATTCAACATTCCCACCAAAGGATAATGTACACACATAGTGCTGAGATTTTACTTCCGCTCGACCAAGGCATGACGCTCACCCACCCAGACGGTGAATCTTGTGTGATTGAAAAAGGCCAATCCGTGTTTATTCCTGCTTATGCACAAAGCTACCAAATTGACTGTGCTGGACGTGTCGCACGCGCTTATAACTAA